In a genomic window of Variovorax paradoxus:
- a CDS encoding RICIN domain-containing protein, whose product MPITDPGFIAPHAYFITEGQPFVIRQMGEAGQVLDVYENNPAQNQQVITYPPNGGPNQAWRFVPAGASGWWYLQTTMTTGYVLTMATPTGNSPLLQNVVVAPMAKDARDEQLWSLMPSETLGYWFIQSKLLVSNEYNAKVLGVHAAGGPGISDPCAVVVDVDYLQYEPQVWAFMPGNVTG is encoded by the coding sequence ATGCCGATCACCGACCCGGGATTCATTGCACCCCATGCCTACTTCATCACCGAGGGCCAACCCTTCGTCATCCGACAGATGGGCGAGGCGGGCCAGGTCCTCGATGTCTACGAGAACAACCCGGCCCAGAACCAGCAGGTCATCACCTACCCGCCGAACGGCGGACCCAACCAGGCGTGGCGCTTCGTCCCCGCGGGCGCGTCCGGCTGGTGGTACCTGCAGACGACCATGACCACCGGCTACGTGCTCACGATGGCCACGCCCACCGGCAATTCGCCGCTGCTGCAGAACGTGGTGGTGGCGCCGATGGCCAAGGACGCGCGCGACGAGCAGCTCTGGAGCCTGATGCCCAGCGAGACCCTTGGCTACTGGTTCATCCAGAGCAAGCTGCTGGTCAGCAACGAGTACAACGCGAAGGTCCTCGGCGTGCACGCGGCGGGAGGACCCGGGATCTCCGATCCTTGCGCGGTGGTGGTCGACGTGGACTACCTGCAGTACGAGCCGCAGGTCTGGGCCTTCATGCCGGGGAACGTGACCGGCTGA
- a CDS encoding MATE family efflux transporter: MESTSTRPLWQRFLVFLGPLVLTNVLQALGGTAITIYLGRLLGTRSLAAAVSFFPLFMCCMAFAIGLGTGASVLVGQAWGARDAHKVQRIAGAVLLGTLLLSCAIAGIGAAGIGPVLRALGTPGDVLADAVGYARVLFAAMPVLFVHLMLAALLRGLGDTVTPLKALAVASSVWVLLTPAFILGWLGLPRLGTQSAAWASMTGNALAVLWLASHLHRKNSLLAPAKLREHLHWNAPVLATVARLGVPTGLFFITSSLADAMLLSLVNRHGPGATAAWGTVGQVMAYVQFPAMSIAIAASVFAAQAIGAGRLDEVDHVKRVGLWMNLVLTAGLAALVSLAAPFAVSLFSSDPAVIELAASVLRITVWGSVAFGMASVFTSVMRAAGTVRVPTAISLGCLAVLLFPLAWVLQQALGLRGVWVAYPLTYLVALGLQALYFHGVWKRRPIRRLI, from the coding sequence ATGGAGTCCACTTCCACACGCCCGCTCTGGCAACGCTTCCTGGTCTTCCTCGGACCGCTGGTCCTGACCAACGTGCTGCAGGCGCTCGGCGGCACGGCCATCACCATCTACCTGGGCCGGCTGCTCGGCACGCGCTCGCTGGCGGCCGCGGTCAGCTTCTTTCCGCTCTTCATGTGCTGCATGGCCTTCGCGATCGGGCTGGGCACGGGGGCCTCGGTGCTCGTGGGCCAGGCCTGGGGCGCGCGCGACGCGCACAAGGTCCAGCGCATCGCGGGCGCGGTGCTGCTGGGCACCTTGCTGCTGTCGTGCGCCATCGCGGGCATCGGCGCGGCGGGGATCGGCCCGGTGCTGCGGGCGCTGGGCACGCCGGGCGACGTGCTCGCCGATGCCGTGGGCTATGCGCGCGTGCTGTTCGCCGCGATGCCCGTGCTGTTCGTTCACCTGATGCTGGCGGCGCTGCTGCGCGGCCTGGGCGACACGGTCACGCCGCTCAAGGCGCTCGCGGTGGCGTCCTCGGTCTGGGTGCTGCTCACGCCGGCCTTCATCCTCGGCTGGCTCGGGCTGCCGCGGCTCGGCACCCAGAGCGCGGCCTGGGCCAGCATGACGGGCAACGCGCTGGCCGTGCTGTGGCTGGCCTCGCATCTGCATCGCAAGAACAGCCTGCTCGCACCCGCGAAGCTGCGCGAGCACCTGCACTGGAACGCGCCCGTGCTCGCTACGGTTGCACGGCTCGGCGTGCCCACCGGGCTCTTCTTCATCACGAGTTCGCTGGCCGACGCGATGCTGCTGTCGCTGGTGAACCGCCATGGCCCCGGCGCGACGGCCGCCTGGGGCACGGTGGGCCAGGTGATGGCCTATGTGCAGTTCCCGGCGATGTCGATCGCCATCGCCGCCTCGGTGTTCGCGGCCCAGGCCATCGGCGCCGGCCGCCTGGACGAGGTCGACCATGTGAAGCGCGTGGGCCTGTGGATGAACCTCGTGCTCACGGCCGGGCTGGCCGCGCTGGTGTCGCTGGCCGCGCCGTTCGCGGTGAGCCTGTTCAGCAGCGATCCCGCCGTGATCGAGCTCGCGGCCTCGGTGCTGCGCATCACGGTCTGGGGCAGCGTGGCCTTCGGCATGGCGAGCGTCTTCACGAGCGTGATGCGCGCGGCCGGCACGGTGCGCGTGCCCACGGCGATCTCGCTGGGCTGCCTGGCGGTGCTGCTGTTTCCGCTGGCCTGGGTGCTGCAGCAGGCGCTCGGCCTGCGCGGCGTCTGGGTCGCCTATCCGCTGACCTACCTGGTGGCGCTGGGGCTGCAGGCGCTGTACTTCCACGGCGTGTGGAAGCGCAGGCCGATCCGGCGGCTGATCTAG
- a CDS encoding AraC family transcriptional regulator, with protein MDRPTPDPIAELIAWIEARLDDTLTLERIAQQAGLSPYHFSRLFTARMGRSVMAYVRGRRLVRGARRLCDEPGLKLVELALDCGFESQEAFTRAFKRIFGVSPGRFRAGFALTPIEGQYPMNLPASTSTAVTRLPDLVRLEAFSIAGPARRFDQESRAEIPQLWSALIGALPFKGQEPSWATYGAVWSVDREEGSFDYMAGVGIEPGSSLPAGFSEKRIPAATYAVFRITLDGSALHPQVKNAMATIWGLLIPASGLRLADSPDFELYDGRFEPTRPGAVIDFHVPVEG; from the coding sequence ATGGACCGACCCACCCCCGACCCGATCGCCGAACTGATTGCCTGGATCGAGGCGCGGCTCGACGACACGCTCACGCTCGAGCGCATCGCGCAGCAGGCCGGACTGTCGCCGTATCACTTCTCGCGGCTCTTCACCGCGCGCATGGGCCGCAGCGTGATGGCCTATGTGCGCGGCCGCCGGCTGGTGCGCGGCGCGCGCCGGCTCTGCGACGAGCCCGGTCTCAAGCTCGTCGAGCTCGCGCTCGATTGCGGCTTCGAGTCGCAGGAGGCATTCACCCGCGCGTTCAAGCGCATCTTCGGCGTGTCGCCCGGACGCTTTCGCGCCGGCTTCGCACTCACACCCATCGAAGGCCAATATCCCATGAACCTGCCCGCCAGCACCTCCACCGCCGTGACCCGGCTGCCCGACCTCGTCCGACTCGAGGCCTTCAGCATCGCCGGCCCGGCCCGGCGCTTCGACCAGGAGAGCCGCGCCGAGATTCCGCAGCTGTGGTCCGCGCTGATCGGCGCCTTGCCGTTCAAGGGCCAGGAACCGAGCTGGGCCACCTACGGCGCGGTCTGGAGCGTCGACCGCGAGGAGGGCAGCTTCGACTACATGGCGGGCGTGGGCATCGAGCCCGGCAGCAGCTTGCCCGCGGGCTTCAGCGAGAAGCGCATCCCGGCCGCGACCTATGCGGTGTTCCGCATCACGCTCGACGGATCGGCGCTGCATCCGCAGGTGAAGAACGCGATGGCGACGATCTGGGGCCTGCTGATCCCGGCCTCGGGCCTCAGGCTGGCCGACAGCCCGGACTTCGAGCTCTACGACGGCAGGTTCGAGCCCACGCGGCCCGGCGCGGTGATCGACTTCCACGTGCCGGTCGAGGGCTGA
- a CDS encoding class I SAM-dependent methyltransferase has protein sequence MSPAAPHDYFESLYAASEDPYAVRARWYEARKRALLLAALPRARYRHAFEPGCGIGELTLALASRCDRLLASDFSARAVATAQQRTAGLGHVEVRRQTLPDDWPIDAGPGSFDLIVLSEVGYFLDREAMQRVAACCERALDADGTLVACDWRPDFAQRRLPTADVQGALAALGLARLVLHEEADFVLQVWARDARSVAEREGIR, from the coding sequence GTGAGTCCCGCGGCGCCGCACGACTACTTCGAGTCGCTCTACGCGGCCAGCGAGGATCCCTATGCCGTGCGCGCGCGCTGGTACGAGGCGCGCAAGCGCGCGCTGCTGCTCGCGGCCTTGCCGCGGGCGCGCTACCGCCATGCGTTCGAACCCGGCTGCGGGATCGGCGAGCTGACGCTGGCGCTGGCCTCGCGCTGCGACCGGTTGCTCGCGAGCGATTTCTCGGCCCGGGCGGTGGCGACCGCACAGCAGCGCACGGCCGGGCTTGGCCATGTGGAGGTGCGGCGGCAGACCCTGCCCGACGACTGGCCGATCGATGCCGGCCCCGGCAGCTTCGATCTGATCGTGCTCAGCGAGGTCGGCTACTTCCTCGACCGCGAGGCAATGCAGCGCGTCGCGGCCTGCTGCGAACGCGCGCTCGACGCCGACGGCACGCTGGTGGCCTGCGACTGGCGTCCCGACTTCGCGCAGCGCAGGCTCCCGACCGCCGACGTGCAGGGTGCCCTGGCCGCGCTCGGCCTGGCCCGGCTGGTGCTGCACGAGGAGGCCGACTTCGTGTTGCAGGTGTGGGCACGCGACGCGCGCTCGGTCGCCGAACGCGAAGGCATCCGTTGA
- a CDS encoding DUF938 domain-containing protein, translating into MSDLSFSPAAERNKQPILERLLGILGEQGAALEIASGTGQHAEWFATALRGWTWQTSDADARALPALARRVEQAGLPGLRPPVLLDVMDAPWPSQGTAFAREFDAIYCANMLHISPWSTCTALMQGAARHLRPEGLLVTYGPYFEEGTAPAPSNLAFDQSLRERDPTWGIRSLTDVEAQARAAGLRLHARHEMPANNLLLVFGR; encoded by the coding sequence ATGTCCGATCTTTCCTTCAGTCCCGCCGCCGAACGCAACAAGCAACCGATCCTCGAGCGGCTGCTCGGCATCCTCGGCGAGCAGGGCGCGGCGCTCGAGATCGCCTCGGGCACCGGCCAGCATGCCGAGTGGTTCGCGACGGCCTTGCGCGGCTGGACCTGGCAGACCAGCGATGCCGATGCGCGCGCGCTTCCCGCGCTCGCGCGCCGCGTCGAGCAGGCCGGACTGCCCGGGCTGCGGCCGCCGGTGCTGCTCGACGTGATGGATGCGCCCTGGCCCTCGCAAGGCACGGCCTTCGCGCGGGAGTTCGATGCGATCTACTGCGCGAACATGCTGCACATCTCGCCGTGGTCCACCTGCACCGCGCTGATGCAGGGCGCGGCGCGGCATCTGCGGCCCGAGGGCCTGCTGGTCACCTACGGCCCGTACTTCGAGGAAGGCACGGCACCGGCGCCGAGCAACCTCGCGTTCGACCAGAGCCTGCGCGAGCGCGACCCGACCTGGGGCATCCGATCGTTGACGGACGTGGAAGCGCAGGCGCGCGCCGCGGGGCTGCGCCTGCACGCGCGGCACGAGATGCCCGCGAACAATCTGCTGCTGGTGTTCGGGCGCTGA
- a CDS encoding DUF4304 domain-containing protein, with amino-acid sequence MTTRATFLKLLTRKLHPVLMAEGFEGTGQTLRRIEGPVIHVFNVQGASGGKQCYLNLGAHLDFLPTEGGGQVAPAQIEESHCVFRDRLDPPAGEAHGWAYGQSMEEAEETVDFIVSEWAGPGRGFFAKHGNYPQGFVQMLRETDPARIHARTALHLARIAVHLGERSIAQALVDTGLAKAPERATSLKADLEKVLAG; translated from the coding sequence ATGACCACCCGCGCCACCTTCCTCAAGTTGCTGACCCGCAAGCTCCATCCCGTGCTCATGGCCGAAGGCTTCGAGGGCACGGGCCAGACCCTGCGGCGCATCGAGGGGCCGGTGATCCACGTCTTCAACGTGCAGGGCGCGAGCGGCGGCAAGCAGTGCTACCTCAACCTCGGGGCGCACCTCGACTTCCTGCCGACCGAAGGTGGCGGCCAGGTCGCGCCGGCGCAGATCGAGGAGTCGCACTGCGTGTTCCGCGATCGCCTCGATCCGCCGGCCGGTGAGGCCCATGGCTGGGCCTATGGCCAATCGATGGAGGAGGCCGAGGAAACGGTCGATTTCATCGTGAGCGAATGGGCCGGGCCGGGGCGCGGCTTCTTCGCGAAGCACGGCAACTATCCGCAGGGCTTCGTGCAGATGCTGCGCGAGACCGACCCCGCGCGGATCCACGCGCGCACGGCGCTGCATCTTGCGCGGATCGCGGTGCACCTGGGCGAGCGCTCGATCGCCCAGGCGCTGGTCGATACCGGACTGGCGAAGGCGCCCGAGCGCGCGACCAGCCTGAAGGCCGATCTCGAGAAGGTGCTCGCGGGCTGA
- a CDS encoding plasmid stabilization protein, whose product MPRGDKSSYTDKQIRKAEHIEAGYEKRGLGRGEAERRAWATVNAETGGGKKSGSGRGKTENHAPSRKGGHKGGAAAAARPAAARSASARKAAATRRRNEHRG is encoded by the coding sequence ATGCCACGAGGCGACAAGTCGTCCTACACGGACAAGCAGATACGCAAGGCCGAGCATATCGAGGCAGGCTACGAGAAACGCGGCCTGGGCCGGGGCGAGGCCGAGCGCCGCGCCTGGGCCACGGTGAATGCCGAAACCGGCGGCGGCAAGAAGAGCGGCTCGGGCCGCGGCAAGACCGAGAACCATGCGCCGTCGCGCAAGGGCGGCCACAAGGGCGGTGCCGCGGCGGCCGCCCGACCCGCGGCCGCGCGATCGGCGTCGGCGCGCAAGGCCGCGGCCACGCGCCGGCGCAACGAGCACCGCGGCTGA
- a CDS encoding PIG-L family deacetylase, which yields MNKIRGAAGRAIRGDGTTEAEWNGWPGLARLPAIAAGELVPEGARAVVVAPHPDDEVLAVGGLLAQLAEQGREVVVIAVTDGTASHRGSAVWSPERLARSRPRESLRALERLGLAIEPIRLELPDGGLQAVRATLAARLVSLLRPRDMVFTTWRRDGHPDHEATGQACALAAASAGARLVEVPVWGWHWARPADARMPWRHARRLLLDPEALRRKREAVRAFTSQLRPDPSTGAPPVLRATTLARAQRPYEVVFL from the coding sequence ATGAACAAGATACGCGGTGCGGCCGGCCGAGCGATCCGCGGCGACGGCACCACCGAGGCCGAATGGAACGGCTGGCCCGGGCTGGCCCGGCTGCCCGCGATCGCCGCCGGGGAACTGGTGCCCGAGGGCGCGCGCGCCGTGGTGGTGGCGCCGCATCCCGACGACGAGGTGCTCGCGGTCGGCGGCCTGCTGGCGCAGCTCGCGGAGCAGGGGCGCGAGGTGGTGGTGATCGCCGTGACCGATGGCACCGCGAGCCATCGGGGATCGGCGGTGTGGTCGCCGGAAAGGCTTGCGCGCAGCCGGCCGCGCGAGAGCCTGCGCGCGCTCGAGCGGCTCGGGCTGGCGATCGAGCCGATACGGCTCGAGCTGCCCGACGGCGGACTGCAGGCGGTGCGGGCCACGCTGGCGGCGCGGCTGGTGTCGCTGCTGCGGCCGCGCGACATGGTCTTCACGACCTGGCGCCGCGACGGGCATCCCGACCACGAAGCCACGGGCCAGGCCTGCGCGCTGGCGGCGGCGAGCGCGGGCGCGCGCCTGGTCGAGGTGCCGGTCTGGGGCTGGCACTGGGCCCGTCCCGCGGATGCGCGCATGCCGTGGCGGCATGCGCGACGCCTGCTGCTCGACCCCGAGGCGCTGCGGCGCAAGCGCGAGGCGGTGCGCGCCTTCACGAGCCAGCTGCGGCCCGATCCCTCGACCGGCGCGCCGCCGGTGCTGCGCGCCACCACGCTGGCGCGCGCGCAGCGGCCCTACGAGGTCGTGTTCCTGTGA
- a CDS encoding acyl-CoA dehydrogenase — protein MTEDLSSDTLERLRLPADPAVALTRLVEAGADRVPWPAQGRTLMRWRALAEVAAHDLSLAKLYEGHTDALAILAELHGPAVPPGSRWGTWCAEPPDARVAMRLEEGCPGAVRLDGRKAWCSGAAGLTHAIVSVHDEEGRACLAAVSLKQPGVRVSDEGWEAVGMAASASVDVHFDHALAVPVGRPGDYTSRPGFWQGGAGIAACWWGGALGIARQVLAIAAQGGKPDAHRLAHLGAIDAALAGATAVLREAAHWIDTHPADDARRVALNARLVVEQSAETVLRHAGRALGAAPLCRDARFARAMADLPVYLRQSHAERDLAALGQIAVDERSATWVL, from the coding sequence ATGACGGAAGACCTCAGCAGCGACACCCTCGAGCGGCTTCGGCTGCCCGCCGATCCCGCCGTCGCACTGACCCGCCTCGTCGAAGCCGGCGCCGACCGCGTGCCCTGGCCGGCCCAGGGCCGCACGCTGATGCGCTGGCGTGCGCTCGCCGAGGTCGCGGCGCACGATCTCTCGCTGGCCAAGCTCTATGAAGGCCATACCGACGCGCTCGCGATCCTCGCCGAGCTGCATGGCCCCGCCGTGCCGCCCGGCTCGCGCTGGGGCACCTGGTGCGCCGAGCCGCCCGATGCGCGCGTCGCCATGCGGCTCGAGGAGGGCTGCCCCGGCGCCGTGCGGCTCGACGGGCGCAAGGCCTGGTGCTCGGGCGCCGCGGGTCTCACGCATGCGATCGTCAGCGTGCACGACGAGGAGGGCCGCGCCTGTCTTGCGGCCGTGTCACTCAAGCAGCCGGGCGTGCGGGTTTCGGATGAAGGCTGGGAGGCGGTCGGCATGGCCGCGAGCGCGAGCGTGGACGTGCATTTCGACCACGCGCTCGCGGTGCCGGTCGGCCGGCCCGGCGACTACACGAGCCGCCCGGGCTTCTGGCAGGGCGGCGCCGGCATCGCGGCCTGCTGGTGGGGCGGCGCCCTGGGCATCGCGCGCCAGGTGCTCGCGATCGCGGCGCAGGGCGGCAAGCCCGATGCGCACCGGCTCGCGCACCTCGGCGCCATCGATGCCGCGCTGGCCGGCGCGACCGCGGTGCTGCGCGAGGCCGCGCACTGGATCGACACCCATCCGGCCGACGACGCGCGGCGCGTGGCGCTGAACGCGCGGCTGGTGGTCGAGCAGTCGGCCGAGACGGTGCTGCGCCACGCGGGCCGCGCGCTCGGCGCCGCGCCGCTGTGCCGCGACGCGCGTTTCGCGCGCGCCATGGCCGACCTGCCGGTGTACCTGCGCCAGAGCCACGCCGAGCGCGACCTTGCCGCGCTCGGACAGATCGCCGTCGACGAAAGGAGCGCCACATGGGTGCTGTGA
- a CDS encoding ATP-dependent DNA helicase, whose protein sequence is MPREALQATVAPVSVKALCAFGAKAGDLDLRFVPAPSAQEGMAGHALVQGRRGEHYQSEVALQSECGALLVRGRADGYELQSGSARVEEIKTFRGDFDAIRGNHRALHWAQARCYGWMLCEADGHAAITVALVYLDLATGEETVLEELHTREELQAHFEDLCGRYIAWAEREGRHHAALADLLGALAFPHGAFRTGQRELAEAVYRAASKGHCLMAQAPTGIGKTLATLFPLLKARAAGRVDKVFFLTAKTSGRAIALEALRLLERQAATGGKAPADPLRVLELTAREKVCEHPGRACHGDACPLAKGFYDRLPAARAEAARAAWLDRPALRRIALAHEVCPYFLGQEMAHWSDVVVGDYNYYFDGSAFLWATMKEREWRAALLVDEAHNLLERARGMYTAPLDDGALEEAHRAAPAAVRGPLARLHREWGALQEAQQASAVDYETADEIPERFARSLQAANTAMAEHFAATPDAAQGPLQRFFFDALHFARLAESFGDHSVFERTLGPNGSRGLAIRNLVPAPFLEGRFADAASAVCFSGTLSPFPFYRDALGLPGDVAVLDVDSPFSGRQLHVEVAMDVSTRWRDRAHSLRSVAGIIGSQYARRPGNYLAFFSSFDYLEQARAAFVARHPEVPVWSQTRGMPEAERQAFVERFAVGGRGIGFAVLGGAFGEGIDLPGTRLVGAFVASLGLPQYNALNEITRERMDARFGKGYEYTYLYPGLQKVVQAAGRVIRTEDDEGVLHLLDDRFSRAEIRELLPRWWEVRLGGQQGGGDARR, encoded by the coding sequence ATGCCCCGCGAAGCCCTCCAAGCCACTGTCGCGCCCGTCTCCGTCAAGGCGCTGTGCGCCTTCGGCGCGAAGGCCGGCGACCTCGACCTGCGCTTCGTGCCCGCGCCCAGCGCGCAGGAAGGCATGGCGGGCCACGCGCTGGTGCAGGGGCGGCGCGGCGAGCATTACCAGAGCGAGGTCGCGCTGCAGTCCGAATGCGGCGCCCTGCTGGTGCGCGGCCGCGCCGACGGCTACGAGCTGCAGTCGGGCAGCGCCCGCGTCGAGGAGATCAAGACCTTCCGCGGCGACTTCGACGCCATCCGCGGCAACCACCGCGCGCTGCACTGGGCGCAGGCGCGCTGCTACGGCTGGATGCTCTGCGAGGCCGACGGCCATGCGGCGATCACCGTGGCGCTGGTCTACCTCGACCTCGCCACGGGCGAGGAAACCGTGCTCGAGGAACTGCACACGCGCGAGGAACTGCAGGCCCACTTCGAGGACCTCTGCGGCCGCTACATCGCCTGGGCCGAGCGCGAGGGCCGGCATCACGCGGCGCTGGCGGACCTGCTCGGCGCGCTGGCCTTTCCGCACGGGGCCTTCCGCACCGGCCAGCGCGAGCTCGCCGAGGCGGTCTACCGCGCGGCCTCGAAAGGCCACTGCCTGATGGCGCAGGCGCCCACCGGCATCGGCAAGACGCTGGCCACGCTGTTCCCGCTGCTCAAGGCGCGCGCGGCCGGCCGGGTCGACAAGGTGTTCTTCCTCACGGCCAAGACCTCGGGCCGCGCGATCGCGCTCGAGGCGTTGCGGCTGCTCGAGCGCCAGGCCGCCACCGGCGGCAAGGCGCCGGCCGATCCGCTGCGCGTGCTCGAGCTGACCGCGCGCGAAAAGGTCTGCGAGCACCCGGGCCGGGCCTGCCATGGCGATGCCTGCCCGCTCGCCAAGGGCTTCTACGACCGGCTGCCGGCGGCGCGGGCCGAGGCCGCGCGCGCCGCCTGGCTCGACCGCCCGGCGCTGCGCCGCATCGCGCTCGCGCACGAGGTCTGCCCCTATTTCCTGGGACAGGAAATGGCCCACTGGAGCGACGTGGTGGTCGGCGACTACAACTACTACTTCGACGGCAGCGCCTTCCTCTGGGCCACCATGAAGGAACGCGAATGGCGTGCCGCGCTGCTGGTCGACGAGGCCCACAACCTGCTGGAGCGCGCACGCGGCATGTACACCGCGCCGCTCGACGACGGCGCGCTCGAGGAGGCCCACCGCGCCGCGCCCGCCGCCGTGCGCGGCCCGCTCGCGCGGCTGCACCGCGAATGGGGCGCGCTGCAGGAGGCGCAGCAGGCCAGCGCGGTCGACTACGAGACCGCCGACGAGATCCCCGAGCGCTTCGCGCGCAGCCTGCAGGCCGCCAACACCGCCATGGCCGAGCACTTCGCGGCCACGCCCGACGCGGCGCAGGGCCCGCTGCAGCGCTTCTTCTTCGACGCGCTGCATTTCGCGCGGCTGGCCGAGAGCTTCGGCGACCATTCGGTGTTCGAGCGCACGCTGGGGCCGAACGGCTCGCGCGGGCTGGCCATTCGCAACCTCGTGCCCGCGCCCTTCCTCGAAGGCCGCTTCGCCGATGCCGCCTCGGCCGTCTGCTTCTCGGGCACGCTGTCGCCGTTTCCGTTCTACCGCGACGCGCTGGGCCTGCCCGGGGACGTGGCCGTGCTCGACGTCGACTCGCCGTTCAGCGGCCGCCAGCTCCATGTCGAGGTGGCGATGGACGTTTCCACGCGCTGGCGCGACCGCGCGCACTCGCTGCGCAGCGTGGCCGGCATCATCGGCAGCCAGTACGCGCGCCGGCCCGGCAACTACCTGGCCTTCTTCAGCAGCTTCGACTACCTCGAGCAGGCGCGCGCAGCCTTCGTCGCGCGGCATCCCGAGGTGCCGGTGTGGAGCCAGACCCGCGGCATGCCCGAGGCCGAGCGCCAGGCCTTCGTCGAGCGCTTCGCCGTCGGCGGCCGCGGCATCGGCTTCGCGGTGCTCGGCGGCGCCTTCGGCGAGGGCATCGACCTGCCGGGCACGCGCCTCGTGGGCGCCTTCGTCGCGAGCCTCGGGCTGCCGCAATACAACGCGCTCAACGAGATCACGCGCGAGCGCATGGACGCGCGCTTCGGCAAGGGCTACGAGTACACCTACCTCTATCCGGGCCTGCAGAAGGTGGTGCAGGCCGCGGGCCGCGTGATCCGCACCGAGGATGACGAGGGCGTGCTGCACCTGCTCGACGACCGCTTCTCGCGCGCCGAGATCCGCGAGTTGCTGCCGCGCTGGTGGGAGGTTCGCCTCGGCGGGCAGCAAGGAGGCGGCGATGCGCGCCGCTAG
- a CDS encoding patatin, with translation MSVTILKRLKEYRSDLIRDVDLIAGCSTGSIITSELLAGKSPDEIIHLFTHGELNFYDNMNTDPTAPAYPIKSVYETQELLHGDKKVGDETRKKVLFVTFNVGGLELVDGIVVPKPWSPWMVTNMLTEADLKDGFDGHVNYPIAKAATSSGSMPGQLNSFEGNVDGAFFNHDPTMAAIALAVHNGHKLEDISAITIGTGLMPDWVAPNTYEWGARQWMDGVPNPFENTTPFLMNQERSSPMLDMCLNGTSDNLMPTLAKLMLGDRFTNLNPRLPCFIPENSTSPQAIALLQDHGNKLDLEAAYQLIDTYWPGGSSDQPIQA, from the coding sequence ATGTCGGTCACGATTCTCAAGCGATTGAAGGAATACCGGTCCGACCTGATTCGCGATGTCGATCTGATCGCGGGTTGCTCGACCGGATCGATCATCACGAGCGAATTGCTGGCGGGGAAGTCGCCCGACGAGATCATCCATCTCTTCACGCACGGCGAGCTGAACTTCTACGACAACATGAACACCGATCCGACGGCGCCCGCCTATCCGATCAAGTCGGTGTACGAAACGCAGGAGCTGCTGCACGGCGACAAGAAGGTCGGCGACGAGACCCGAAAGAAGGTGCTGTTCGTGACCTTCAACGTGGGCGGCCTGGAGCTGGTCGACGGCATCGTGGTTCCGAAGCCCTGGTCGCCCTGGATGGTCACCAACATGCTGACCGAGGCCGACCTGAAGGACGGCTTCGATGGCCATGTGAACTATCCCATCGCCAAGGCCGCGACCTCGAGCGGCTCGATGCCGGGCCAGCTCAATTCCTTCGAAGGCAATGTCGACGGCGCCTTCTTCAACCACGATCCCACGATGGCCGCCATCGCGCTGGCCGTGCACAACGGCCACAAGCTCGAGGACATCTCGGCCATCACCATCGGCACCGGCCTGATGCCCGACTGGGTCGCGCCCAACACCTACGAATGGGGCGCGCGCCAGTGGATGGACGGCGTGCCGAACCCGTTCGAGAACACGACGCCGTTCCTGATGAACCAGGAGCGGTCCTCGCCGATGCTCGACATGTGCCTCAACGGCACCTCGGACAACCTGATGCCGACCCTGGCCAAGCTGATGCTCGGGGACCGCTTCACCAACCTCAATCCGCGGCTGCCGTGCTTCATCCCCGAGAACTCGACCAGCCCGCAGGCCATCGCGCTGCTGCAGGACCACGGCAACAAGCTCGATCTCGAGGCGGCCTACCAGTTGATCGACACCTACTGGCCCGGCGGTTCGAGCGACCAGCCGATCCAGGCCTGA
- a CDS encoding alpha-ketoglutarate-dependent dioxygenase AlkB codes for MRAARRIEHDAQPDLFGAAPVAAIDGLRYETEFLSADEEAELLAIVGGFALREMRYKAYTARRRGIGFGGRYDFDANRLLPGAPLPESLHPLRRRAAAWAGIDEAELTHALISEYQPGTPLGWHRDVPDFEDIVGVSLRGDAVMQLRPYRRDGHYAANDPMVQLGVEPRSIYLLRGAARWEWQHAIAPTPALRYSITLRTRSRRRVGAPGPAWHDDDR; via the coding sequence ATGCGCGCCGCTAGACGCATCGAGCACGACGCGCAGCCCGACCTGTTCGGCGCCGCGCCGGTCGCGGCCATCGACGGGCTGCGCTACGAGACCGAGTTCCTGAGCGCCGACGAGGAGGCCGAACTGCTGGCCATCGTCGGCGGCTTCGCGCTGCGCGAGATGCGCTACAAGGCCTACACCGCGCGGCGTCGCGGCATCGGCTTCGGCGGCCGCTACGACTTCGACGCCAACCGGCTGCTGCCCGGCGCGCCGCTGCCCGAATCGCTGCATCCGCTGCGGCGCCGCGCCGCGGCCTGGGCCGGCATCGACGAGGCCGAGCTCACCCATGCGCTGATCTCCGAATACCAGCCCGGCACGCCGCTGGGCTGGCACCGCGACGTGCCCGACTTCGAAGACATCGTCGGCGTCTCGCTGCGCGGCGACGCGGTGATGCAGCTGCGGCCGTATCGGCGCGACGGCCACTACGCGGCCAACGATCCCATGGTGCAGCTGGGGGTCGAGCCGCGCTCGATCTACCTGCTGCGCGGCGCCGCGCGCTGGGAATGGCAGCACGCGATCGCGCCGACGCCGGCGCTGCGCTACTCGATCACCCTGCGCACGCGCTCGCGGCGAAGGGTGGGCGCGCCCGGCCCGGCGTGGCACGACGACGACCGCTGA